From Penaeus chinensis breed Huanghai No. 1 chromosome 29, ASM1920278v2, whole genome shotgun sequence:
TCCGCGACCCGATGATTTCCTCTCCCGCTCCTGCTTGCCTGTGGTACGGCCTCTTGTTCTGCAGGAGTTCCAGGATATCGAGGGACGCAGACACGAGCACGTTGCTTAACTCGTCCGCAAAGCGCCGTCTGAGCTCCCCCACGTCGTCCGTCCTGAGGCACACGCCCTCGTACTGCTGCAGCGCGTACAGAACCACCGCCACATCCCACAGCTTGATGGACTCGAAGGCCTCGCCGACCTCGGCCTCGATCAGCGGGGAGCGGAAGATCAGGGTGTCCAAAATGAGCTCAAAGGTCAGGCGCCCCTTCGGCTACCTTCGGTGCCTGTTGCCCGGGGCGCTGACGCTCACCGACGCGCTTTCCACGGGGCAAGGATACAAAGCGCCTGCTTCCGATTCGCCTTCAGTCTCTTCGGAGTCgccttctttgtctttcctctcttcagATGAAGCGggtgcttcttcttgttcttcctcttgagtCTCTGCAGCTGAAGCGggtgcttcttcttgttcttcctcttgagtCTCTGCAGCTGAAGCGGgtgcttcttcttgctcttcctcttgagTCTTCTTGGCTTTCTACGGCACTTGTTTTGGTCTCCGCGACCCGATGATTTCCTCTCCCGCTCCTGCTTGCCTGTGGTACGGCCTCTTATTCTGCAGGAGTTCCAGGATATCGAGGGACGCAGACACGAGCACGTTGCTTAACTCGTCCGCAAAGCGCCGTCTGAGCTCCCCCACGTCGTCCGTCCTGAGGCACACGCCCTCGTACTCCTGCAGCGCGTACAGAACCAGCGCCACATCCCACAGGTTGATGGACTCGAAGGCCTCGCCGACGTCGGCCTCGATCAGCTGGGAGCGGAAGATCAGGGTGTCCAAAATGAGCTTAAGGGTCAGGCGCCCCTTCGGCTACCTTCGGTGCCTGTTGCCCGGGGCGCTGACGCTCACCGACGCGCTTTCCACGGGGCAAGGATACAAAGCGCCTGCTTCCGATTCGCCTTCAGTCTCTTCGGAGTCgccttctttgtctttcctctcttcagATGAAGCAggtgcttcttcttgttcttccttttgagTCTCTTCAGCTGAAGCGGgtgcttcttcttgctcttcatcGTGAGTCTCTGCAGCTGAAGCGAgtgcttcttcttgctcttcctcttgagTCTCTTCAGAAGAAGCGAgtgcttcttcttgctcttcctcttgagTCTCTTCAGATGAAGCGGgtgcttcttcttgctcttcatcGTGAGTCTCTGCAGCTGAAGCGAgtgcttcttcttgctcttcctcttgagTCTCTTCAGAAGAAGCGggtgcttcttcttgttcttcctcttgagtCTCTTCAGCTGAAGCGGGtgcctcttcttgctcttcctcttgagTCTCTTCAGAAGAAGCGGgtgcttcttcttgctcttcatcATGAGTCTCTTCAGCTGAAGCGGGtgcctcttcttgctcttcctcttgagTCTCTTCAGAAGAAGCGggtgcttcttcttgttcttcctcttgagtCTCTTCAGAAGAAGCGGGtgcctcttcttgctcttcatcATGAGTCTCTTCAGCTGAAGCGggtgcttcttcttgttcttcctcttgagtCTCTTCAGAAGAAGCGGGtgcctcttcttgctcttcctcttgagTCTCTTCAGAAGAAGCGggtgcttcttcttgttcttcctcttgagtCTCTTCAGATGAAGCGGgtgcttcttcttgctcttcatcATGAGTCTCTTCAGAAGAAGCGGgtgcttcttcttgctcttcctcttgagTCTCTGCAGCTGAAGCGGgtgcttcttcttgctcttcctcttgagTCTCTGCAGCTGGAGCGATTGTGTCCCATGTATCGAGTTGCGCTGTAGTTGAAACGACATGGATTATTCTGACCAGGTAAATGAACGATACGACTGAAGTGATCAGCAAGCAAGAGAGGAGATTGACCTTTAATTATTCAGGGTTTGCAATAAACTCTCTCATCTTCAGCAGatacctttccttcttctcgATCAGCATGCAGCTCTCTTTACTGCCGGAGACGAGGTACTGCCAGGACCGCAGGATGAGGGCATCGCCTTCAGGAGCGAAATCCGCCACCGCCCAAGTGAATGGCAGAAGCATGCGGGCGGCGATGCTTTGCTCTTGCTGGCTGGCGAGTATCGTCTTTATTTCGGTCTCCGCCTGTCTTATCTACTGGTCGAGTTAGGAATGAGTCACTAATTATATGATGTTTGGTACTAgatataacaaaagtaatattgataaaactgcCAGTATCCTCCTCATTTTGAAAATTCAGGAAATAAATAGGAATTCAAGAAAAAATATTGACCCGCAGTAATGAGGTTTAGAGGGAATTGTCTTCGCCTGGAATCTCATCAGATGAAGCGtggtgtgtggatgagtgtgtgggtgcgcgcgcacgcgtatatacgtgcgtgtgtgtgtatgtgtgtctgtatgtgggtctttacaagtgagagagagagagcgagagaggaaaaaaaaaagagtgtatgTGGGTAACGATAAAACATGCGAAtaaatccttatccttatccttttgcgtatgtatgagtgtgtgtgtatctgtgcgtgtgtttgtgtgtgtatgagtatttctgtgtgtgcgtctgtgtgagtttgtgtgtgtgtgtgtgtgtgtgtgtgtgtgtgtgtctgtctgtctgtgtgtgcgtgcgtctgtgtatgtgtgtatgtttatttgtgtgtgtgtgtgtgtgtgtttgtgtgcatgtttgtctgtgtgcctgtgtgtgtgtatgtgtgtgtgactgtgtgtgtgtgtgtgtgtgtgtgtgtgtgtgtgtgtgtatgtgtgtgtgtgttagtatatgtgtgtgtgtctgtgtgtgtgtctgtttgtgtgtgtttgtgtgtgtgtgtgtgtgtgtgtatttgtgtgtgtgtttgtatatgtgtgtgactgtgtgtgtgtctgtgtgtgtgtctgtttgtgtgtgtttgtgtgtgtgtgtgtgtgtgtatttgtgtgtgtgtttgtatatgtgtgtgactgtgtgtgtgtgtgtgtgtgtgtgtgtgtgtctgtgtgtgtgtgtgtgtgcgtctgtgcatgtgtgtgtgtgtgtgtgtgtgtttgtgagtgtgtgtgtctttgtgcctatttgtctgtgtctatgtgtgtgtgtgtgtgtgactctgtgtgtgtgtgtgtgtgtgtgcctatatgtgtgtatttgtgtgtgtgtttgtatgtgtgtgactgtgtgtgtgtgtgtgtgtgtgtgtatgtgtgtgtgtgtgtgtgtgtgtgggtgtgggggtgggtgtttgtgtgtctgtgtgtgtgtgcgtgcgtttgggcatgtgtgtgtgtgtgtttgtgtatgtgtgtgtctgtgtgcctatttgtctatgtgcctgtgtgtgtgtgtgtgtgactgtgtgtgtgtgtgtgtgtgtgtgtgtgtgtctgtttgtgtgtgtttgtgtgtgtgtctgtgtgtgtctgtttgtgtgtgtgtgactgcatgtgtgtgtgtgtgtgtgtgtgtgtgtgtgtatgtgtgtgcatgtgtgtgtgtttgtgtgtgtgtgtgagtgtgtgtgtgtgtgtgtttgtgtgtgtgtgtgtgtgttagtgtatgtgtgtgtgtgtgtgtgtgtgtgttagtgtatgcatgtgtgtgtgtctgtgtttgtgtgtgtgtgtgtgtctgtttcagtgtggttgtgtgtgtgtctgtctgggtgtatgtgtgtgtgtttgtatgtgtgtgtgtatgtgtgactgtgtgtgtgtgtttgtgtgtgtgtgtatgtgtgtgtatgattgtgcatgtgtctgtgtctatgtgtgtgtttgtgtgtgtgtttgtgtgtgtgtgtgtatgtttgtgtgtgtgtgtgtgtgtgtgtgtgtatgtttgtgtgtgtgtgtgtttctgtgtgtgtgtttgtgtgtgtgtgtaagtgtgtgtgtgtgtgtgtgtgtgtgtgtgtgtgtatgtgtgtgcatgtgtgtgtgtctgtgtttgtgtttgtgtgtgtgtgtgtgtgtgtgtgtgtgcatgtgtgtgtgtgtgtgtgtgtgtctgtttgtgtgtgtctgtgtgtgtgtctgtttgtgtgtgtttgtgtgtgtgtctacctgtgtgtatttgagtgtgtttgtatgtgtgtgactgcatgtgtgtatgtgtgtgtgtttgtgtgtgtgtgtgtgtatgtgtgtgcatgtgtgtgtgtttgtgtgtgtgagtgtgtgtgtgtgtgtgtttgtgtgtgtgtgtgtgtgtgtgtgtgtgtgttagtgtatgggtgtgtgtgtgtgtctgtgtttgtgtgtgtgtgtgtgtgtctgtttgtgtgtgtgtctgtttgtgtgtatgtttgtgtgtgtgtgtgtgtgtgtgtctgtttgtgtgtgtgtgtgtgtgtgtgtgtgtatttgtgtgtgtgtgtgtgtttctgtgtgtgtgtttgtgtgtgtgaaagtgtgtgtgtgtgtgtgtgtgtgtctgtgtgtgtgtgtgtgtgtgaaagtgtgtgtgtgtgtgtgtgtgtgtgtgtctgtgtgtgtgtgtgtgtctgtgtgtgtatgtgtgtgtgtgtgtgtctgtgtttctgtgtgtgtgtgtgtgtgtctgtgtgtgtgtctgtgtgtgtgtgtcagtgtgtctatgtgtgtgtgtgtgtgtgtctgtgtgtgtgtgtgtgtgtctttgtgtgtgtgtctgtgtgtctatgtgtgtgtgtctgtgtgtgtgtgtgtgtctgtatatgtgtgtatgtctgtgtgtgtgtgtgtctgtgtctttgtgtgtgtgtgtgtgtgtgtgtgtgtgtgtgcgtgtatgtgtgtgtaagtgtgtgtgtgtgtgtgtgtgtgtgtgtgtctgtatgtgtgtgtgtatgtgtgtgtgtctgtgtgtgtgtgtgtgtgtgtgtgtgtgtaatgtgtgtgtgtgtgtgtgtgtgtgtgtgtgtgtgtgtgtgtgatgtgtgtgtgtgtctgtgtgtgtgtctgtgtgtgtgtgtgtgtgtttgtgtgtgtgtgtctgtgtgtgtgtatgtgtttgtgtgtatttgtgtgtgtgtatctgtttgtgtgtgtgtaaatatatatataaatatatatatttatttatctatacttatatatatatatatatatatatatgtgtgtgtgtgtgtgtgtgtgtgtgtgtgtgtgtgtgtgtatgtatatatatatttacatatatgtgtatttatgtgtgtatgtatatatatatatatatatatatatatatatatatatatatatatatatatatatattcatatatatatatatatatgtgtgtgtgtgtgtgtgtgtctgtttgtgtgtgtttgtgtgtgtgttgtgtgtgtgtctgtttgtgtgtgtttgtgtgtgtgtgactgcatgtgtgtgtgtgtgtgtgtgtgtatgtgtgtgcatgtgtatgtgtttgtgtgtgtgtgtgagtgtgtgtgtgtgtgtgtttgtgtgtgtgtgtgtgtgttagtgtatgtgtgtgtgtgtgtgtgtgtgtgtgttagtgtatggtgtgtgtgtgtgtctgtgtttgtgtgtgtgtgtgtgtctgtttgtgtgtgtttgtgtgtgtgtctgtttgtgtgtgtgtttgtgtgtgtgtgtgtgtgtctgtttgtgtgtgtgtgtgtgtgtgtatttgtgtgtgtgtgtgtgtttctgtgtgtgtgtttgtgtgtgtgaaagtgtgtgtgtgtgtgtgtgtgtgtgtgtgtgtctgtgtgtgtgtgtgtgtctgtgtgtgtatgtgtgtgtgtgtgtctgtgtttctgtgtgtgtgtgtgtgtgtctgtgtgtgtgtgtcagtgtgtctatgtgtgtgtgtgtgtgtgtgtctgtgtgtgtgtgtctgtgtgtgtgtgtttgtgtctttgtgtgtgtgtctgtgtgtctatgtgtgtgtgtctgtgtgtgtgtgtgtgtctttatatgtgtgtatgtctgtgtgtgtgtgtgtctgtgtctttgtgtgtgtgtgtgtgtgtgtgtgcgtgtatgtgtgtgtaagtgtgtgtgtgtgtgtgtgtgtgtgtgtctgtatatgtgtgtgtatgtgtgtgtgtctgtttgtgtgtgtgtgtgtgtgtgtgtgtattgtgtgtgtgtgtgtgtgtgtgtgtgtgtgtgtgtgtgtgcgtgtgatgtgtgtgtgtgtctgtgtgtgtgtctgtgtgtgtgtgtgtgtgtgtttgtgtgtgtgtgtctgtgtgtttgtgtgtatttgtgtgtgtgtatctgtttgtgtgtgtgtaaatatatatatatataaatatatatatttatttatctatacttatatatatatatatgtgtgtgtgtgtgtgtgtgtgtgtgtgtgtgtgtatgtatatatatatttacatatatgtgtatttatgtgtgtatgtatatatatatatatatatatatatatatatatatattcatatatatatatatgtatgtgtgtgtgtgtgtgtgtgtgtgtttgtgtatgtatatatatatatatatatatatatatatatatatatatgtgtgtgtgtgtgtgtgtgtgtgtgtgtgtgtatatatatgtatatatatatatatatatatatatatatatatatatatatatattcagatatacatatgtatgtatatatatgtgtgtgtgtgcatttttttttttttttttttttgtcttgtttttcaactgccattcattccactacaggagaaaggcctctctcagttcactattgagagttttttttacagtgccacccttgcctgattggatgcccttcctaatcaaccgcggttcagcccgctaccacttatgccacggcggtaacttttCCTTCGagaagcgatatgtcgttttctcgacataccgggctcgagccaatagtcggagcgctggcagttttacgactgccgcggcggggaattggacTTGgttcagtgttctaaccactggaccacacacacacgcacacaaacaaacaaacacacacacacacacacacacgcgcgcgcgcgcacacacacacacacacacacacacacacacacgcgcacacacacacgcacacacacacacacacacacacgcacgcacacacgcacacacacacacacacgcacacacgcacacacgcacacacgcacacacgcacacacacacacacacatgcatatatatatatatatatatatatatatatatatatatgtatataataataataataataataataataataaggctaacatgataatgatagaaataatactaattctgttcatgattataatgacaataatgataatgataatactgatgattaaagtggtaataatgataataagaataattaagataagaataatgatgatattgataataacgataattttaattataataataatgattaataataataatgataataataataatgataataataataatgataataataatagttataataataataatagtatcaacaaaaaaaataataatgataatactggcaagaaatataataatgatgataacaatgataataatgatcctattaataataataacaagaataatgataataataataataagcataatggtataaaaacccacactgtaaaacaacAAGCtcccccttcttggacaccttggtacatcgctctgctgaccatttttctttctccatatacaggaagcccatgcatagtggtatgtacatacacttcttctcttaccatcccctccatgtaaagagaggtgttgccacttcgctgttcctccgcgccctccgtatctgtgacccccaatacctggatggagagatcgacttcctgcgtcgttcattctccaaactgggctatcctcgtcatgttctcgacgccgcgttatccagggcacggcgtaccttctaccacgactccccccctacagagactcctcggctgcccgtcctcagcctgccctacactgaggagatttactctctccgccgccctcttcacactctcaactgcaggctgatctttcgccaggtgaacactctccgccgtaacctggtccacaccagcccaccctcttcctcgaaggtgggcacctatgctattccttgtacctcctgtgacaaacagtactttggcgagacgggcgccagtctcactaagcgcctgtctcaacataagtacgctgtttccagggggcacaacaacaacgctctcttctgccatcagtgggatacaggccatctgatggactggtcagcggcgcgaattatctttccttccgctgacgtccacgcccgcagactggtggaatcttccctaattaagctgcttcccaatttcaacctgaacagcggcttttctcctgctgacagtctcctcgcttcccacatccttcgccttctcccgtatgctggccacccttcacacagtccgcccgacccccccgacctgacctgcccgacctgatctgacctcccttcgtttccgttcgtctgtcctcacctgccccgtgtctccgcgttgcctttcctctctctgtcttataccccctcctcttccttgcctcctcagacctgaagatggaatccaggtgaattccgaaactgtagtctctctttttcaattaaatctagttttacagtgtgggtttttataccatagtatcaacacggtagtgttttctccttttcaataagcataataatgaaaacaaaaaataacaatcaggataatagtaacagtaatgataacaacaataataatgatgatgatgatgataatgatgaaaataataatgattattataatgataataataataacaatagtgataattataataataactgcgatattaataacaacaaaaataatagcaataatagtcataattaaaaggtataaatgatgataataataataatgataataataataataatgatattaataataatattaataataacaatagtaataataatattataaaaataataataataataataataatagtaacaataatgatagtattaacaataatgataataataaaagttataataataataataataatacaataataatgatgatattgatactaagaataatgaaataataatgatattattattattattattatcatcgttattaatgataatgataacaaatataataataataggaatagtaatgatgataataataataatgataatgataataataattgtagcaataatataaacaataatgataataataattataatactactaataaaaataataatactaatgataataattataatgagataccaataataataatattaataacaataataattatgaaaatattgataataaaaagaagaaaatgtgataatgataataatgataatgatgataatgataatgacaacattgaaaaaaaaaactttaaacatTTCAACGTCGCCCGGTCATTGCTGTTGCAGCCGTGACTGCAGCGGAAGCAATGGAAGCCAGTGACGTGTTGATATTGCAATATAGAGGTGTGTGTaataaagttctctctctctctctctctctctctctctctctctctctctctctctctctctctctctctctctctctctctccctctttctctctctctctctctctttctctctatctatatatctatctatctatatctatatatatatatatatatatatgtgtgtgtgtgtgtgtgtgtgtgtgtgtgtgtgtgtgtgtgtgtgtgtgtgtttgtatattcataaacccattcattcatgaaacggaaagatccctgggctgatcagccgtggcatcccatctTGTTGCAGCTTCATGTTTGggatgctgcgtgtgtgtgtgtgtgtgtgtgtaggtgtgtgtgtgtgtgtgtgtgtgtgtgtgtgtgtgtgtgtgtgtgtgtgtgtgtgtgtgtaggtgtgtgtgtaggtgtgtgtgtaggtgtgtgtaagtgtgtgtgtgtgtgtgtgtgtgtgtgtgtgtaggtgtgtgtgttggtgtgtgtgtaggtgtgtgtgtgtgtgcgcgcgcgcgaccacccacgcccatacccattcacacacacactcacgcccgcacgtacacatgaataaacacagacacacacacattcacgcacacatgcacacacacacatacgcacacacacacacacagatacattcacacacagacgcaaatacccattcacacacacacgcacgcacgtacacgagagagagagagagagagagagagagagagagagagagagagagagagagagagagaaagagagagagagagagagagagagagcgagaggtggagcgaaagcgagagtgagcaagtgcgagagagagagaaagaaagagagagagcaaggggggagagagagcgagagagagggaaagagagagagagagagagagagagagagagagagagagagagagagagagagagagagagagagagaaagagacagcgaaagagagagagagagaacgtgagtgagagagagagagagagagagagagagagagagagagagagagagagagagagagagcgagagagagagagagagagagagagagagagagagagagagagagagatagagagagagagagagagagagaaaggggagagagagagagcgagagagagagatagagagagggatagagagagtgagagagagagagagagagagagagagagagagagagagagagagagagagagagagagagagagagagagaggcagagagagagagagagagagagagagagagagagagagagagagagagagagagagagagtgagagagagagagagagataatgagaggcagagaaagagagagagagagagagcgagagcgagagagagagctagagagagagagcgagagagagagagagagagagagagagagagagagagagagagagagagagagagagagagagagagagagagagagaaaggagagagagagagatagtgaaagagagagacagcgaaagagagagagagagagagagagagagagagagagagagagagagagagagagagagagagagagagagagagagagggagtgagagaacgagagcgagagcgggagcgaaaaagagagcgaaggagtacaagagagagagaaagagaaagagagagagggggggggggagctagagagagagagagagagaggagagagagagagatagagaaagagagagagacagcgaaagagagagagagagagagagagagagagagagagagagagagagaga
This genomic window contains:
- the LOC125040747 gene encoding glutamic acid-rich protein-like; translated protein: MLLPFTWAVADFAPEGDALILRSWQYLVSGTQLDTWDTIAPAAETQEEEQEEAPASAAETQEEEQEEAPASSEETHDEEQEEAPASSEETQEEEQEEAPASSEETQEEEQEEAPASSEETQEEEQEEAPASAEETHDEEQEEAPASSEETQEEEQEEAPASSEETQEEEQEEAPASAEETHDEEQEEAPASSEETQEEEQEEAPASAEETQEEEQEEAPASSEETQEEEQEEALASAAETHDEEQEEAPASSEETQEEEQEEALASSEETQEEEQEEALASAAETHDEEQEEAPASAEETQKEEQEEAPASSEERKDKEGDSEETEGESEAGALYPCPVESASLIEADVGEAFESINLWDVALVLYALQEYEGVCLRTDDVGELRRRFADELSNVLVSASLDILELLQNKRPYHRQKAKKTQEEEQEEAPASAAETQEEEQEEAPASAAETQEEEQEEAPASSEERKDKEGDSEETEGESEAGALYPCPVESASAEVGEAFESIKLWDVAVVLYALQQYEGVCLRTDDVGELRRRFADELSNVLVSASLDILELLQNKRPYHRQKAKKTQEEEQEEAPASAAETQEEEQEEAPASAEETHDEEQEEAPASSEETHDEEQEEAPASAAETQEEEQEKAPASSEETHDEEQEEAPASAEETHDEEQEEAPASAAETQEEEQEEAPASSEERKDKEGDSEETEGESEAGALYPCPVESASADVGEAFESIYLWDVALVLYALQEYEGVCLRTDDVGELRRRFADELSNVLVSASLDILELLQNKRLYHSQAGAGEEIIGSRRPKQGDHHTIARGTIQNYEVLFDKHVAIANKHGHGGQSQNRFMRLAEQSKALHLKIIFERMAEAFYDEEGHCLVEKVIIAGPGPMKMQLLEHVPNKWAGIVDPNPITLDQISLLGMQQLSEMLMEKYKTVSKAEEHRQRQRERKEERKDVKGRERGGGRKDRQQEARERKRKEEEERLLEEQR